The Kineococcus radiotolerans SRS30216 = ATCC BAA-149 genomic interval CAGGACAGCCAGCCCGGCCCGAACCACCACGGCCCCAACCCCAAGGGGATCGACGGCGGGTACGGGCAGTTCCCGGGCCAGCAGGACCGGTTCGGCGGACCGGGCCAGTACGGCCAGCCGGGCCAGTACGGGCAGCCCGGGCAGTTCTGACCGGACGGCACCGCGGGGGGCGACCACGACGACGTGGTCGCCCCCTCGCCGCGTCCGGGCCGTGTCGGGCGGTGACGCGGGAGCGTGATCACGCCATGATGGGGTCCACGTCACCGCAGCGAAGCACCGAGGAGGCCCCGTGACCTGGCGGCTGGAGACCCCGCGCGTCCTCGTCGTCGACCTCGACGGCTCCAAGGGCAGCGCCGTGCGCGCCCGGACGGGGTCGATGGTCGCCTACGAGGGCGACGTGCAGTTCAAGAACGCCGGCGCGGGCGGGGGCGGTGGTCTGCGGGCCGCGCTGAAGCAGCGCGTCACCGGCGAGTCGCTGCCCCTGATGGAGGTCACCGGCCGCGGCAGCGTCCACTTCGCCGTCGGCGCCGGCCACCTGCTCGTCCTCGACCTCGCCAGCGATGTCCTCAAGGTCGAGTCCGAGTCGCTGCTCTGCCTCGCCGAGGGCCTGCGCACCGACGTCACCTTCACCGGCCTGCAGGGCGCCTCCAGCGGCCAGGGCCTCTTCACCACCACCGTCACCGGCCACGGCCAGGTGGCGCTGCTCTCCCTCGGCGGGCCCCCGATCGCGTTGCGCGTCAGCCCCCAGCACCCCCTCGTGGTGGACCCCGACGCCTACGTCGGCGCGGTCGGGAACCTCAGCCAGTCCTTCGTCACCGACGTCTCCTGGCGCAACCTCGTCGGGGAGAGCTCCGGGGAGGCGTTCTCCCTGCGCTTCGAGGGCCAGGGCGTCGTCTACATCCAGCCCGAGGAGCGGTGATGGCGTTCACCAAGGTCACCTCGAAGGTCGTCCTCGCCGAGGTCCGCCCCGGCCAGGAGGTCCTCGCCCGCCGCGGCGCGATGCTCGCCACGACCGGCACCATCGCCTTCTCGCCCGTCGTCGGCGGGCCCGGCGGCGGCGCCTACGGCGGCGGCATCGCCTCCGCCCTCGCGCGCGGGATGCAGGGCGAGGCCGTGCCCCTCATGGTCGCCGAGGGCCACGGCTCGGTGCACTACGGCTACCACGGCCACCACGTCACGATCGTCGACCTCGACGGCTCGCAGCCGATGTCGGTCGAGGCGGACCGCCTCCTCGCCCACGACGCGAGCATGTCCAGCTCGGTGGTGTTCCTCGGCCAGCAGGGCGGTCTGCGCGGCGCGGTCCGCGGCGCGGTCACCGGCCAGGGGCTGTTCACCACCCAGCTCTCCGGCCGCGGTTCGGTGGCCGTCCTCTCCCACGGCGGGACCTTCGCCCTCCGCGTCGGCGGCGGGCGGCAGGTCGTCGTCGACCCCCAGGCCTACGTCGCCCACGTCGGGAACCTCCGCCTCGACGTCGCCACCGCCCTGTCCTGGCGCGACGCCGTCGGCCGCGGGTCGGGCGAGGGCGTGCAGCTGAAGGTGTCCGGCGAAGGAACCGTCTACGTCCAGGCGAGCGAGGAGAAGCTCTGATGGTCTCGACCAACCCCCAGCCCCTGGACCCCCAGACCCTGCCCGACCACGACAACCTCCCCGGCAACGCCCACGCCTACTGCGTGCGGCTCACCGGCCCGCTGTTCGTGCAGACCGGCACGATGATCGCCTACTACCCCCAGGGCGGGGGGACCGTCCGCTTCGAGCCCCTCACCGCGACCTCGCTGACGAGCATGGTCGCCAGCCACTTCTCCTCGCCCCTCTACAGCCGGGACTGGGTCGTCGCCACCGGCCAGGGCCACGTGATCCTCGGCGACCGCGGCTACGACATCAACTCCTACGACCTCGACGACGGGAACCTCACCGTCCGCGCGGCCAACCTGCTCGCCTTCGACGCCGGGCTGGAGCTGAAGGAGTCCATCATCCCCGGGTTCCTCACCCTCATCGGGACGGGGAAGTTCCTCGCCAGCTCCTCCGGGCCGGTCGTGTTCGTCGAACCCCCCGTCCGCGTCGACCCCGAGGCCC includes:
- a CDS encoding AIM24 family protein; translated protein: MTWRLETPRVLVVDLDGSKGSAVRARTGSMVAYEGDVQFKNAGAGGGGGLRAALKQRVTGESLPLMEVTGRGSVHFAVGAGHLLVLDLASDVLKVESESLLCLAEGLRTDVTFTGLQGASSGQGLFTTTVTGHGQVALLSLGGPPIALRVSPQHPLVVDPDAYVGAVGNLSQSFVTDVSWRNLVGESSGEAFSLRFEGQGVVYIQPEER
- a CDS encoding AIM24 family protein → MAFTKVTSKVVLAEVRPGQEVLARRGAMLATTGTIAFSPVVGGPGGGAYGGGIASALARGMQGEAVPLMVAEGHGSVHYGYHGHHVTIVDLDGSQPMSVEADRLLAHDASMSSSVVFLGQQGGLRGAVRGAVTGQGLFTTQLSGRGSVAVLSHGGTFALRVGGGRQVVVDPQAYVAHVGNLRLDVATALSWRDAVGRGSGEGVQLKVSGEGTVYVQASEEKL
- a CDS encoding AIM24 family protein, whose amino-acid sequence is MVSTNPQPLDPQTLPDHDNLPGNAHAYCVRLTGPLFVQTGTMIAYYPQGGGTVRFEPLTATSLTSMVASHFSSPLYSRDWVVATGQGHVILGDRGYDINSYDLDDGNLTVRAANLLAFDAGLELKESIIPGFLTLIGTGKFLASSSGPVVFVEPPVRVDPEALVGWADCPAPSQHFDAGWMGHFLGAARGALFGTRSGEERQYDFTGAGTVLLQSSERVLEDPQVVRRLEGEVRQLGPNQLQHLSGVIQAQLQQHQQ